One window of Acyrthosiphon pisum isolate AL4f unplaced genomic scaffold, pea_aphid_22Mar2018_4r6ur Scaffold_21189;HRSCAF=23259, whole genome shotgun sequence genomic DNA carries:
- the LOC103309552 gene encoding uncharacterized protein LOC103309552: MGDTERLTRNKQRAAVKRDAAASHIESIYALGLSASTDSSVIPKFLIASEDIQNHWEAFTLENDTMLEAMIELGTHDEFSNNVELEIRNTLLNIKALANKFRSSSDAGVAASVTSNNDKPGSDIVNDNIDTVSNPTAQVGPLIASSAPSDSGVQLPKIPLPTFDGRLQNWPDFRDRFTTLVGNRTHLSKIEKFYYLLGCLQSGPTDVVKGITVSETTYELAWSALVQRYDKPRQLATTLVNEMLNAPINHQESPAVLINFLNTFCENIALLQSLNIPDLGSFLLFAISVRCLPSTTRRLFEQGNTADFPTVDSLLYFAKDRVEVLENSGSSLNQATVKPQTKLVFNKPKHTNSKPNQSGSKAPRSHQGSPVALVASKPAGESHRCEQCNGSHSLTSCSTFKGLSIDDRYALASKHRLCMVCFGSNHWANKCKSSCSVCHGRHHQLLHRDNSHSKITPSKDPVASYIGTQHSRSVLLGTASVNVHDVAGCLQPVRALIDPASQVSLMTSECAKRLGLFCEQWTVPVAGLAGQLVQSINGRVQISIQSAME; encoded by the coding sequence atgGGTGATACGGAACGTCTGACGCGTAACAAGCAACGTGCCGCAGTGAAACGTGATGCAGCTGCTAGCCATATCGAGTCAATTTATGCTTTGGGTTTATCTGCTTCTACTGACAGTTCTGTCATTCCCAAATTCCTCATAGCCAGTGAAGATATTCAGAACCATTGGGAAGCGTTCACCCTTGAAAATGACACCATGTTAGAAGCTATGATTGAATTGGGTACGCATGATGAATTTTCCAATAACGTTGAATTGGAGATTCGAAATACTCTACTTAATATTAAAGCCTTGGCAAATAAATTCCGCTCTAGTTCAGATGCTGGTGTTGCGGCTAGTGTCACTAGTAATAATGACAAACCGGGTTCTGACATTGTTAACGATAACATTGATACGGTATCAAATCCTACAGCTCAAGTAGGTCCGCTCATCGCTAGTTCAGCCCCTTCCGATTCAGGTGTTCAGTTACCCAAGATTCCATTGCCTACCTTTGATGGTCGTCTTCAAAACTGGCCAGACTTTAGAGACCGTTTCACCACCTTAGTGGGCAATAGGACACACCTGAGTAAGATAGAGaagttctattatttattaggatGTTTACAGTCTGGTCCTACTGACGTAGTCAAGGGTATTACAGTTTCTGAAACCACTTATGAACTTGCTTGGTCTGCCTTAGTTCAAAGGTATGATAAACCCCGTCAGTTGGCTACTACTTTGGTTAATGAAATGCTCAATGCTCCAATTAACCATCAGGAATCTCCCgcagtattaattaatttcttaaataccTTTTGTGAGAACATAGCTCTTCTTCAGTCATTGAATATACCTGATTTAGGTTCATTCCTGTTATTTGCAATATCAGTTCGTTGTTTGCCTTCAACTACACGCCGTCTGTTTGAACAGGGGAACACTGCTGATTTTCCTACTGTTGATAGCTTATTATACTTTGCCAAAGATAGGGTAGAGGTGTTGGAAAACTCTGGTTCATCTTTGAACCAGGCCACAGTTAAGCCTCAAACAAAGCTCGTCTTCAATAAACCTAAGCATACAAATTCCAAGCCAAATCAATCGGGCTCTAAGGCCCCTCGAAGCCATCAAGGTTCTCCAGTGGCGTTAGTTGCTAGCAAACCAGCTGGAGAGTCTCATCGTTGTGAACAGTGTAACGGTTCGCATTCTTTAACGTCATGCTCTACCTTTAAGGGCTTGTCTATCGATGATCGCTACGCTTTAGCGAGCAAGCATAGGTTGTGTATGGTTTGTTTCGGTAGCAATCATTGGGCAAACAAATGTAAGTCCTCATGTTCTGTTTGTCACGGTCGTCATCATCAGCTGTTACATCGAGATAATTCCCATAGCAAGATAACGCCAAGCAAGGATCCTGTTGCATCGTATATTGGCACTCAACATTCCAGATCGGTCTTGTTAGGCACCGCCTCTGTCAATGTTCATGATGTAGCCGGGTGTTTGCAGCCAGTTCGGGCTTTGATTGACCCCGCGTCCCAAGTGAGTCTAATGACCTCTGAGTGTGCTAAGCGTCTAGGTCTATTCTGTGAACAGTGGACAGTCCCAGTAGCTGGTCTAGCAGGTCAGTTAGTGCAGTCCATCAATGGCAGAGTGCAGATCAGCATCCAATCGGCtatggaataa